From Achromobacter spanius, a single genomic window includes:
- a CDS encoding DUF4157 domain-containing protein has protein sequence MRAFVQKPKAAALNVPAASRERDAAGKRAESRTPLDESARDTKFRHSRPVHAINAISVHPPGTLLAISHPGDASEQEAHRMSEHVMRMPQSRDDPAHGVVRSALEPTPVRPLPLLQPADPRNAASLDEASDVRNVLSAQGHPLDAHTRAFMESRFQRDFSHVKLHSDALAIASADAVKARAYTVGHHIVLNAGQYAPGTTAGRALLAHELVHVIQQSSISTHGARLLQRDASGPTYGNLPRDLPAPGSSGDVVRLRNVNGTWKEVGPKYVRTARGNYDFVVKDGEIFAVKSKRTVGGGYGHTEAARGERVNWAGQVDFESGKVKTWNDGTGHYRSLSSMRDPAVRAGLPDEKFVQHPDNVGRPRPRGSLPQLPVEQPATKPRVPGEQPKVPAGPPRMEEFEQRFGKKAATAPATTTAALAEEAGSVLKVQGRAASALSKIGSAAGWVADFLMPGPQDAIMLMVQFAMTYAEAQEAARAQGMRTGFGHGLAAGLLRLSRGWVRDNLAPKVISRSVASEVAATTGYREKGVVQGLVAGISFAERLNADQRKALLKEATRAMRAKGDDVTLRARWERGYTAYDIIDLSVALAPRIDEILEEARKNEELRQAAEAQENFKKYGPLMALAPLFEQ, from the coding sequence ATGCGCGCTTTCGTACAGAAGCCAAAGGCGGCAGCTCTCAACGTGCCGGCCGCAAGCCGCGAACGCGACGCGGCGGGTAAGCGTGCGGAGTCGCGCACGCCGCTGGATGAGTCTGCGCGCGATACGAAATTTCGGCATTCGCGCCCGGTTCATGCGATCAACGCGATATCCGTGCATCCCCCCGGCACTCTGCTTGCGATCAGCCATCCCGGCGACGCGTCAGAGCAGGAAGCGCATCGCATGTCTGAACACGTGATGCGCATGCCGCAGTCACGGGACGATCCGGCGCACGGCGTCGTGCGGTCCGCGTTGGAACCAACACCGGTTCGACCGCTTCCGCTTCTGCAGCCCGCCGACCCGCGCAACGCGGCGTCGCTCGATGAAGCCTCTGACGTGCGCAACGTGCTATCTGCCCAGGGCCATCCCCTCGACGCCCACACCCGCGCCTTCATGGAATCTCGTTTCCAGCGGGACTTCAGCCACGTCAAGCTGCACTCCGATGCGCTGGCGATCGCTTCTGCAGATGCCGTCAAAGCCCGCGCGTATACGGTGGGCCATCACATCGTGCTGAACGCGGGCCAATATGCGCCAGGCACGACCGCAGGCCGCGCGCTGCTGGCGCATGAGCTGGTGCACGTGATTCAGCAATCGTCGATTAGCACGCACGGCGCCCGTCTTCTCCAGCGCGACGCAAGCGGTCCCACCTATGGCAATCTGCCCCGGGATCTGCCGGCGCCGGGATCGTCGGGCGATGTCGTCCGGCTCAGAAACGTCAACGGCACATGGAAGGAGGTCGGCCCGAAGTACGTCCGCACCGCGCGCGGCAACTATGACTTTGTTGTGAAGGACGGCGAAATTTTCGCCGTCAAGTCTAAGAGGACGGTCGGCGGCGGATATGGTCACACCGAAGCCGCGCGCGGCGAGCGCGTCAACTGGGCGGGCCAAGTGGATTTCGAGAGCGGCAAGGTCAAGACCTGGAACGACGGTACGGGTCACTATCGATCCTTATCGAGCATGCGCGACCCCGCCGTGCGGGCCGGGTTACCCGACGAAAAGTTTGTCCAGCATCCGGATAACGTCGGACGCCCGCGGCCAAGAGGATCCCTGCCTCAGCTCCCCGTCGAACAACCCGCCACCAAGCCGCGCGTTCCCGGTGAACAGCCCAAGGTCCCGGCCGGCCCACCCCGGATGGAGGAGTTTGAGCAACGCTTCGGCAAAAAGGCCGCGACGGCCCCGGCCACCACCACCGCCGCCCTGGCCGAGGAAGCCGGTTCGGTGCTGAAAGTCCAAGGCCGCGCGGCCTCGGCGCTTAGCAAGATTGGCAGCGCCGCCGGTTGGGTCGCTGACTTCCTCATGCCCGGCCCGCAGGACGCGATCATGCTGATGGTGCAGTTTGCGATGACCTACGCCGAGGCGCAGGAAGCGGCGCGCGCGCAAGGCATGCGCACGGGCTTCGGTCACGGCCTCGCTGCCGGATTGCTGCGCTTGAGCCGCGGCTGGGTACGCGACAACCTCGCGCCGAAGGTCATCAGCCGCAGCGTCGCGAGCGAGGTGGCCGCCACGACGGGTTATCGCGAGAAAGGCGTGGTGCAAGGCCTGGTGGCGGGCATTTCGTTTGCCGAGCGGCTCAACGCCGACCAGCGCAAGGCTCTTCTGAAGGAAGCCACGCGCGCCATGCGGGCCAAGGGCGACGACGTGACCCTGCGCGCACGCTGGGAACGCGGCTACACCGCCTACGACATCATCGATCTGTCCGTCGCGCTGGCGCCGCGCATCGATGAAATTCTGGAGGAAGCGCGCAAGAACGAGGAGCTGCGCCAGGCGGCCGAAGCCCAAGAAAACTTCAAGAAGTACGGCCCGCTGATGGCGCTTGCGCCGTTGTTCGAGCAATAG
- a CDS encoding NADP-dependent oxidoreductase, with protein sequence MTQPQNLRVVLASRPVGRPKASDFRVERAAIPAPADGQVLLEVQTLSLDPYMRWRVSDEKSYATPMEIGDVMVGGTVARIHTSRHPDWREGDIVLSSAGWQRYALSDGTGLRRLDPANAPPSTALGVLGMPGLTAYVGLLNIGKPKPGETVVVAAASGAVGSVVGQIARIKGARVVGIAGGPEKCAFVKEELGFDVVVDHHAPDFAQKLAEACPDGIDVYFENVSGHVWDAVLPLLNDFARVPVCGLIANYNDGPSDRRGPDRLPATMREILSRRITMQGFIVFDFPKEQEDEFLRVAGQWIREGKLRWREDVVDGLEKAPEALIGLLEGKNFGKLVVRVGD encoded by the coding sequence ATGACTCAACCTCAAAATCTGCGCGTCGTCCTCGCCTCCCGGCCCGTCGGCCGCCCCAAAGCCAGCGATTTCCGCGTCGAGCGCGCGGCCATTCCCGCACCGGCCGACGGCCAGGTGCTGCTGGAAGTCCAGACGCTGTCGCTGGATCCCTACATGCGCTGGCGCGTCAGCGACGAAAAGTCCTACGCCACCCCCATGGAGATCGGCGACGTGATGGTGGGCGGCACCGTTGCCCGCATTCATACGTCGCGTCATCCCGACTGGCGCGAAGGCGACATCGTGCTGTCGTCTGCCGGCTGGCAACGCTACGCGCTCTCCGACGGTACTGGCCTGCGCCGGCTCGATCCGGCGAACGCGCCGCCCTCGACCGCGCTCGGCGTGCTGGGCATGCCCGGCCTCACGGCCTATGTCGGGCTGCTGAACATCGGTAAACCCAAGCCGGGCGAAACCGTCGTCGTCGCGGCTGCGAGCGGCGCCGTGGGTTCGGTTGTCGGGCAGATTGCGCGGATCAAGGGCGCGCGTGTCGTGGGCATCGCGGGTGGTCCGGAGAAATGCGCCTTTGTGAAGGAAGAACTGGGCTTTGACGTGGTCGTGGACCACCACGCGCCGGACTTCGCGCAAAAGCTGGCCGAGGCCTGCCCCGACGGCATCGACGTCTACTTTGAGAACGTCAGCGGTCATGTGTGGGACGCCGTCTTGCCCCTGCTGAACGACTTTGCCCGCGTGCCGGTGTGCGGACTGATCGCCAACTACAACGACGGCCCGTCCGACCGCCGCGGCCCCGACCGTCTGCCCGCCACGATGCGCGAGATCCTTTCCCGCCGCATCACGATGCAAGGGTTCATCGTGTTCGACTTCCCGAAGGAGCAGGAAGACGAGTTCCTGCGCGTGGCCGGGCAGTGGATTCGCGAGGGCAAGCTGCGCTGGCGCGAGGATGTCGTCGACGGCCTGGAGAAAGCCCCCGAAGCGCTGATCGGTCTGCTTGAAGGAAAGAACTTCGGGAAGCTGGTGGTGCGGGTGGGGGACTGA
- a CDS encoding LysR family transcriptional regulator: MSADFDPALLRTFVAVCRYGSLSRAADQAGRAQSALSTQIRRLEEMVGKRLLHRTGRGMAPTTEGEVLLSYANRILALGEAAAARLRERAVAGSVRIGLSEDVAVAALPAALGRLRRSCPNLHLDVVIDDGERLAARWQDGTLDVAVGACVGFVDEPIESWTVDLHWACGIDETLDPDQPLDVIVYAEPCSWRRLAFDALTASGRDFRVSLTSHNVGATIAAVENGLGVALLTTECLRPDTMRVIAIGDEGALPLSAQFGLYAAHRLNESGQAAVSLLRESLHGWSAQAMPREAALIPA; this comes from the coding sequence ATGTCAGCCGATTTCGACCCCGCCCTGCTCCGCACCTTTGTCGCCGTCTGCCGTTACGGCAGCCTGAGCCGCGCCGCGGACCAAGCCGGCCGCGCGCAGTCCGCGCTCAGCACGCAGATCCGCCGGCTGGAGGAAATGGTGGGCAAGCGGCTGCTGCATCGCACCGGCCGCGGCATGGCGCCCACCACCGAGGGCGAGGTGCTGCTCAGTTACGCCAACCGCATCCTCGCGCTGGGCGAGGCCGCTGCGGCGCGGCTGCGCGAGCGCGCTGTGGCGGGCAGCGTGCGCATCGGGCTGTCCGAAGACGTGGCGGTGGCCGCGTTGCCGGCGGCGCTGGGCCGGCTGCGGCGTTCATGTCCCAATCTGCATCTGGACGTTGTCATCGACGACGGCGAGCGGCTTGCCGCGCGCTGGCAGGACGGCACGCTGGACGTGGCGGTGGGCGCCTGCGTGGGCTTTGTCGATGAACCCATCGAGTCGTGGACCGTGGATCTGCATTGGGCGTGCGGCATCGACGAAACCCTGGACCCGGACCAGCCGCTGGACGTGATCGTGTATGCGGAGCCGTGTTCGTGGCGCCGGCTGGCGTTCGATGCGTTGACGGCGTCGGGGCGCGATTTCCGGGTTTCGCTGACCAGTCACAACGTCGGCGCCACGATCGCGGCCGTCGAGAACGGCCTGGGCGTGGCCTTGCTGACGACCGAGTGCCTGCGGCCCGACACCATGCGCGTGATTGCCATCGGCGACGAAGGCGCGCTGCCGCTGAGCGCGCAATTTGGCCTGTACGCGGCGCATCGTCTGAACGAAAGCGGCCAGGCCGCCGTGTCGCTGCTGCGCGAAAGCCTGCACGGATGGTCCGCGCAGGCCATGCCCCGGGAGGCGGCGCTGATCCCTGCCTGA
- a CDS encoding DUF899 domain-containing protein, which produces MQTPPVVSAEDWEAARQQLLVKEKAHTRARDALAAERRRMPWTAVDKEYVFEGPSGTVTLRDLFDGRRQLIVYRAFHEPGVFGWPDHACRGCSMVADQVAHLAHLNARDTTLVFVSRAPQADIERLKARMGWTMPWFTLTDAFDADFGVDEWHGTNVFFRDGDRIYRTYFLNNRGDEQMGGTWNYLDITPLGRQETWEDSPKGYPQTPPYKWWNWHDSYVQDAPPDQKWVEVSDAGEKAFRNHCDPK; this is translated from the coding sequence ATGCAGACGCCCCCGGTCGTATCCGCTGAAGACTGGGAAGCCGCCCGCCAACAACTGCTCGTCAAGGAAAAGGCCCACACCCGCGCCCGAGACGCGCTCGCCGCCGAGCGCCGCCGCATGCCCTGGACGGCGGTGGATAAGGAATACGTCTTTGAGGGCCCGTCTGGCACGGTCACGCTGCGCGACCTGTTCGACGGCCGCCGCCAGCTCATCGTCTACCGCGCGTTTCACGAGCCGGGCGTGTTCGGCTGGCCGGATCACGCGTGCCGAGGCTGCTCGATGGTGGCGGACCAGGTCGCGCATCTGGCACACCTGAACGCCCGCGACACGACGCTGGTCTTCGTGTCCCGCGCGCCGCAGGCGGACATTGAACGGCTGAAGGCGCGCATGGGCTGGACGATGCCGTGGTTCACGCTGACCGACGCTTTCGACGCGGACTTCGGCGTGGACGAATGGCACGGCACCAACGTGTTCTTTCGCGACGGCGACCGCATCTATCGCACGTATTTTCTGAACAACCGTGGCGACGAGCAGATGGGCGGCACGTGGAACTACCTGGACATCACGCCGCTGGGGCGGCAGGAGACCTGGGAAGATTCGCCAAAGGGCTATCCGCAAACACCGCCGTACAAATGGTGGAACTGGCACGACAGCTACGTGCAGGACGCCCCGCCTGATCAGAAGTGGGTCGAGGTATCCGACGCGGGCGAGAAGGCGTTCCGGAATCACTGCGACCCGAAGTAG
- a CDS encoding YSC84-related protein has translation MLDITSKFRRTAVAAVTLGMAGFLFAGCTTTDSRATASAAEKRQELDAATAATLSKLYESSPQSRQLVERARGVLVFPAVLSASFIVGAQHGTGVLQVSGQDKGYYSVTGGSIGLQAGAQSKAMVLLFMTDDALAKFRASSGWTIGADATVAVANVGVNGSIDSNTAQQPIVGFVMNNGGLMAGVSVDGSKISPLLL, from the coding sequence ATGCTTGATATCACTTCAAAATTCCGCAGGACTGCCGTCGCCGCCGTCACGTTGGGCATGGCGGGTTTTCTTTTTGCGGGCTGCACCACGACGGACTCGCGCGCCACGGCCAGCGCCGCCGAAAAGCGCCAGGAACTGGATGCCGCCACGGCGGCCACGCTATCCAAGCTGTATGAGTCCTCGCCGCAATCCCGGCAACTGGTGGAACGCGCCCGCGGCGTGCTGGTGTTTCCGGCAGTGCTGAGCGCCAGCTTCATCGTGGGCGCCCAGCATGGGACGGGCGTACTGCAGGTCAGCGGTCAGGACAAGGGCTACTACAGCGTCACGGGCGGATCCATCGGCTTGCAGGCGGGCGCGCAGTCCAAGGCGATGGTGCTGCTTTTCATGACGGACGACGCGCTGGCCAAGTTCCGCGCCAGCAGCGGCTGGACCATCGGCGCCGACGCCACCGTCGCCGTCGCCAATGTGGGCGTCAACGGCAGCATCGATTCCAATACCGCGCAGCAACCCATTGTGGGCTTCGTGATGAATAACGGTGGCCTGATGGCGGGCGTGTCGGTGGATGGCAGCAAGATCTCGCCGCTGCTGCTGTAG
- a CDS encoding nucleoside deaminase codes for MITEEDKKHLARCVELARQALDAGDQPFGSVLVSGDGRVLFEDHNHISSGDRTRHPEFEIARWAANNVPEAERAACTVYTSGEHCSMCAAAHGWVGLGRIVYAVSSAQYGEWMRGWGVPPSAVRPLPISEVVNGIEAEGPVPEFVEQVRALHEENVRRRA; via the coding sequence GTGATTACCGAAGAGGACAAGAAGCACCTGGCACGTTGCGTCGAGCTGGCCCGTCAGGCGCTGGATGCCGGCGACCAGCCGTTTGGATCGGTGCTGGTGTCGGGCGACGGGCGGGTGCTGTTTGAAGACCATAACCATATCTCCAGCGGCGACCGCACGCGGCATCCGGAATTCGAGATTGCCCGTTGGGCCGCCAACAACGTGCCGGAAGCGGAGCGCGCCGCCTGCACGGTGTATACGTCCGGCGAGCACTGTTCAATGTGTGCCGCGGCGCACGGCTGGGTAGGACTTGGCCGGATCGTCTACGCCGTGTCGTCAGCCCAGTACGGTGAATGGATGCGCGGATGGGGCGTGCCGCCCTCGGCCGTGCGGCCCCTGCCCATCTCCGAAGTGGTCAACGGCATCGAGGCCGAAGGGCCCGTGCCGGAGTTCGTCGAACAGGTGCGCGCGCTTCATGAAGAGAACGTGCGCCGCAGGGCTTGA
- a CDS encoding cysteine hydrolase family protein, which produces MSHPTIRTLAGATAPASLKAASTALLVIDFQNEYFNGKLPIPDGKAALDNAQRLIAHADEAQIPVFHIQHVTPAGSPVFADQSPTGEFHVDVKPAPNHKIVRKSTVSAFPSTDLDKQLKDAGVKTLVITGLMTHACVAGAARDAVPLGYDVIVAEDACATRDLDRADGSVVNHNSLHRAALASIDDTFGDVLTTEQVLKLPVV; this is translated from the coding sequence ATGAGCCATCCCACCATCCGCACGCTTGCCGGCGCAACCGCCCCGGCCTCTCTGAAAGCCGCCAGCACTGCCTTGCTGGTGATCGACTTCCAGAATGAGTACTTCAATGGAAAGCTGCCGATTCCGGACGGCAAGGCCGCCCTGGATAACGCCCAGCGTCTGATCGCGCATGCCGACGAAGCGCAGATTCCCGTATTTCACATCCAGCACGTCACGCCGGCGGGCAGCCCGGTATTCGCGGACCAAAGTCCGACGGGCGAATTCCATGTCGATGTGAAGCCCGCGCCGAATCACAAGATCGTGCGCAAATCGACGGTCAGCGCCTTTCCGTCCACGGACCTGGACAAGCAGCTCAAGGATGCGGGCGTCAAGACGCTGGTGATCACGGGTTTGATGACGCATGCCTGCGTCGCGGGCGCTGCGCGCGACGCCGTGCCCCTGGGCTATGACGTCATCGTGGCCGAGGACGCCTGCGCGACCCGCGATCTGGATCGGGCCGATGGCAGCGTGGTGAACCACAACAGCCTGCATCGCGCCGCGCTGGCCAGCATCGACGACACGTTCGGGGATGTGCTGACGACGGAGCAGGTGTTGAAGCTGCCGGTGGTTTAA
- a CDS encoding GlxA family transcriptional regulator, giving the protein MHTVAIIAFEDISPFHLSVPCMVFGDDLARLGVPRYRLMICGERAGMVMTMSGFRIEVEHDLRALEQADTIIMPAWRDPDESAPPALLNALRTAHARGARIAGLCLGTFVLAQAGLLDGRTAATHWAWSDDFVRQHPGVTLDRKSLYIDDGDILTSAGTAAAIDCCLHLLRCDHGAEIANRVARRMVVAPHRDGGQAQYIEQPLPGGQDSDRLGATLDWALENLREPLTLDLLASKAGMSRRNFTRRFKAKTGATVSQWVLNHRLASAQRLLETTGKTVDLIAEAVGFGSPASFRQNFANAFAISPSGYRRQFSAVLKPAMAAA; this is encoded by the coding sequence ATGCATACCGTCGCCATCATCGCCTTCGAAGACATCAGTCCTTTTCACCTGTCCGTCCCCTGCATGGTGTTCGGGGATGACCTTGCCAGGCTGGGCGTGCCGCGCTACCGGCTGATGATTTGCGGCGAACGCGCCGGCATGGTCATGACGATGTCCGGATTCCGCATCGAGGTCGAACACGATCTGCGCGCGCTGGAGCAGGCGGACACGATCATCATGCCGGCTTGGCGCGACCCGGACGAATCGGCCCCGCCCGCGTTGCTGAACGCCCTGCGGACAGCGCACGCACGAGGGGCTCGCATCGCCGGACTGTGCCTCGGCACGTTCGTGCTCGCGCAAGCCGGCCTGCTGGACGGGCGCACTGCCGCCACCCACTGGGCATGGAGCGACGACTTCGTGCGCCAGCATCCCGGTGTCACGCTGGACCGCAAATCGCTGTACATCGATGACGGCGACATCCTGACGTCAGCGGGCACCGCCGCCGCGATCGATTGCTGTCTGCATCTGCTGCGCTGCGATCATGGGGCGGAGATCGCAAACCGCGTCGCACGCCGCATGGTCGTGGCGCCCCATCGGGATGGCGGGCAAGCCCAGTACATCGAACAACCCCTGCCCGGCGGGCAGGATTCGGACAGGCTTGGCGCGACGCTGGATTGGGCGCTGGAGAACCTGCGCGAGCCGTTGACGCTGGATCTGCTGGCCAGCAAGGCCGGCATGAGCCGCCGGAATTTCACGCGGCGCTTCAAGGCCAAGACCGGTGCGACCGTGTCGCAATGGGTGCTGAACCATCGGCTGGCCTCGGCCCAGCGGCTGCTTGAAACCACCGGCAAGACCGTGGACCTGATCGCCGAAGCGGTGGGATTCGGCTCGCCAGCGTCTTTCCGTCAGAACTTCGCCAATGCCTTTGCGATCTCGCCGTCGGGCTACAGGCGACAGTTCAGCGCGGTTTTGAAGCCCGCCATGGCGGCCGCTTAA
- a CDS encoding UDP-N-acetylglucosamine 1-carboxyvinyltransferase, with amino-acid sequence MSNLIVHGGTPLRGRVVPSANKNAVLPILCATLLTDQPLTLHGVPDITDVRKILDIFRTLGSDVRLDDATRTLSLHHKNTVFDADNHRLPEEMRSSIMLVPPLLARFGVARLEDNVKGCTLGVREIDPHVDIFRSFGGQVERASGSLLVRASGPLNPTHHWLDYASVTTTENFVLCAAAAQGESSLTNAASEPHVQEFCRFMAMMGAEIDGIGTSRLVVRGGKRLGGGEFTFEEDFHEITTFLALGAITGGDVVVRNRTPGNFPLIDRTFAKFGVRIEHKDGWSRALRDGPLKVQTPFTSNVLTKVEAAPWPYFPVDLLPIFIALGVCAEGNAMFWNKVYDGALGWTGELSKFGAHVFSSDPHRVVTFGGNPLTPGVVESPYIIRVAIALFMVASSIKGRSEIRNATPIRRAHPHFVENLRSLGVQVEWANDE; translated from the coding sequence ATGTCCAACCTCATCGTCCACGGCGGCACGCCTTTGCGCGGCCGCGTCGTCCCCTCGGCCAACAAGAACGCGGTGCTGCCGATCCTGTGCGCCACGCTGCTGACCGATCAGCCGCTGACACTGCATGGGGTGCCGGACATTACCGATGTGCGCAAGATCCTGGACATTTTCCGCACGCTGGGCAGCGACGTCCGCCTGGACGATGCGACGCGTACGCTGTCGCTGCATCACAAGAACACGGTCTTTGACGCGGACAATCACCGGCTGCCCGAGGAGATGCGTTCGTCGATCATGCTGGTGCCGCCGCTGCTGGCGCGCTTTGGCGTGGCGCGGCTCGAGGACAACGTCAAGGGATGCACGCTGGGGGTGCGCGAGATCGATCCGCACGTGGACATCTTCCGCTCGTTCGGCGGCCAGGTGGAACGCGCAAGCGGATCGCTGCTGGTGCGCGCGAGCGGTCCGCTCAACCCCACCCACCATTGGCTGGACTATGCGTCCGTGACCACGACCGAGAACTTCGTATTGTGCGCCGCTGCGGCGCAAGGCGAGTCGTCGTTGACCAACGCGGCATCCGAGCCGCACGTGCAGGAATTCTGCCGGTTCATGGCGATGATGGGCGCCGAGATCGATGGCATCGGCACTTCGCGGCTGGTGGTGCGCGGCGGCAAGCGTCTGGGCGGCGGCGAGTTCACGTTTGAAGAAGATTTCCACGAGATCACGACGTTCCTTGCGCTGGGCGCGATCACCGGCGGCGACGTGGTGGTGCGTAACCGCACGCCGGGCAATTTTCCGCTGATCGACCGCACGTTCGCCAAGTTCGGCGTGCGGATCGAGCACAAGGACGGCTGGTCGCGCGCGCTGCGCGACGGCCCGTTGAAGGTGCAGACACCGTTCACCAGCAACGTGCTGACCAAGGTCGAAGCGGCGCCCTGGCCGTACTTTCCGGTGGACCTGCTGCCGATCTTCATTGCGCTGGGCGTGTGTGCCGAGGGCAACGCGATGTTCTGGAACAAGGTCTACGACGGCGCATTGGGCTGGACGGGCGAGCTGTCCAAGTTCGGCGCGCACGTGTTCTCGTCGGACCCGCATCGCGTGGTGACGTTTGGGGGCAATCCGCTGACGCCGGGCGTGGTGGAAAGCCCCTACATCATCCGCGTGGCGATCGCGCTGTTCATGGTGGCCAGCAGCATCAAGGGCCGCTCCGAGATCCGCAACGCCACACCGATCCGCCGTGCCCACCCGCACTTTGTCGAGAACCTGCGCAGTTTGGGCGTGCAGGTCGAGTGGGCGAACGACGAGTAA
- a CDS encoding cupin domain-containing protein — protein sequence MNEDQAFDADEVIRVGQLQIRYLQPSGRGHHMGAFELCVPPGSNVPPPHSHDNEELIYVLEGTLRFTVGTETRDLGPGDSMTTPTGVAHAFSNPHAVMAKALVINTPEISADYFREMAALINGGGPPDKARMMDTMKRFGLTPIAPAPAVAAAAG from the coding sequence ATGAACGAAGACCAAGCATTCGATGCAGACGAAGTGATCAGGGTGGGCCAATTGCAAATCCGCTACTTGCAGCCCAGCGGGCGCGGCCACCACATGGGGGCGTTTGAACTGTGTGTGCCACCGGGCTCGAACGTCCCGCCGCCGCACAGTCACGACAATGAGGAATTGATCTACGTTCTGGAAGGGACGTTGCGCTTCACCGTCGGCACAGAAACGCGCGATCTTGGGCCCGGCGACTCGATGACCACGCCCACCGGCGTGGCTCATGCGTTCAGCAACCCGCACGCCGTCATGGCCAAGGCGCTGGTGATCAACACGCCGGAAATCAGCGCGGATTATTTTCGTGAGATGGCGGCGCTGATCAACGGCGGCGGTCCGCCTGACAAAGCCCGGATGATGGACACGATGAAGCGGTTCGGGCTGACACCGATCGCCCCGGCGCCGGCCGTTGCGGCGGCGGCAGGTTGA
- a CDS encoding MarR family winged helix-turn-helix transcriptional regulator, with protein MSSRKNSATSEPQAGLPMIGSLLRLPREHVVARMLSTVNAQGFDVSLTELGVFMYPGPHGRRPIELARQCNMSRQAMNYVLAELERRGYLLRRPGAASNSTELQLTDKGQQMYVLMRSCVTAVEQEWKEHLGEQRFNALRETLQDLSAWLGKVD; from the coding sequence ATGTCCAGCAGAAAAAATAGCGCCACATCCGAACCGCAAGCCGGCCTGCCGATGATCGGTTCCTTGCTGCGCCTTCCACGCGAGCACGTGGTGGCGCGCATGCTGTCCACCGTCAACGCGCAGGGCTTTGACGTGTCGTTGACCGAGCTTGGCGTCTTCATGTATCCCGGTCCGCACGGCCGCCGGCCCATCGAGCTGGCCCGCCAATGCAATATGTCGCGCCAGGCGATGAACTATGTGCTGGCGGAACTGGAGCGGCGCGGCTATCTGCTGCGACGGCCCGGCGCGGCGTCGAATTCAACAGAGCTGCAGCTCACGGATAAGGGCCAGCAGATGTACGTGCTGATGCGCAGTTGCGTGACCGCCGTCGAGCAGGAATGGAAGGAACACCTAGGCGAACAGCGCTTTAACGCGTTGCGCGAGACCTTGCAGGATCTGTCGGCGTGGCTGGGCAAAGTGGATTGA
- a CDS encoding YceI family protein, giving the protein MKLIPSLLLGASALSLTVAATAAPVTYDLDPSHTYPSFEADHFGGLSTWRGKFNQSSGVVVLDRAARTGTLEVTVDIKSVDFGHDEMNQHAVAPDIFDAAKYPTATFKGKFTKFDGDKPEEATGDLTLRGVTRQVKLDIDDFKCIDHPMVKREVCGADASTEFSRKDFGMNFGLDMGFKPEVKLKIQVEAIRRQ; this is encoded by the coding sequence ATGAAGTTGATCCCGTCCCTGTTGCTGGGCGCAAGTGCGCTGTCGCTGACCGTTGCCGCGACCGCCGCGCCGGTCACTTATGACTTGGACCCCTCGCACACGTATCCCAGCTTCGAGGCCGATCACTTCGGCGGGTTGTCGACGTGGCGCGGCAAGTTCAATCAGTCCAGCGGCGTGGTCGTGCTGGACCGCGCGGCGCGCACCGGCACCTTGGAAGTCACGGTGGACATCAAGTCGGTGGACTTCGGCCACGACGAGATGAACCAGCACGCGGTCGCGCCCGATATCTTCGATGCGGCCAAGTACCCCACCGCCACGTTCAAGGGCAAGTTCACCAAGTTCGACGGCGACAAGCCGGAAGAAGCGACGGGCGACCTGACGCTGCGCGGCGTCACGCGCCAGGTCAAGCTCGATATCGACGACTTCAAGTGCATCGATCACCCGATGGTCAAGCGCGAGGTCTGCGGCGCCGACGCTTCCACCGAGTTCAGCCGCAAGGACTTCGGCATGAACTTCGGGCTGGACATGGGATTCAAGCCCGAGGTCAAGCTGAAGATCCAGGTCGAGGCGATTCGCCGGCAGTAA